CCTCCAGGGTCTTCACCCGCGTGCTGAAGGCCTCGTCCGCCGTCTGCTCTCCGGTGGCGGGCGCGGCTGGCGCTGCGGGGGGCGTGGCTGGCGCGGCGGTGGCGCGCGGCGTCGCCGTGGGGGCGGGGGACGTCCCTTGCGCGAACACCGGCCCGGGAAGGCCAGCGCTCAAGAGCGCGAGGAGACGGAGGGTGGCGGATGCGACGCGCACGGTACGACCTCGGAAGGCGGCTCTGCCCGACGGCACGAGGTCATACCATCGTTCGCCGGGGGCTGCCCGGTGGGGGGCAGCCCGCCGGGCAGGGAAGCAGGCGGGGCTCAACCGCCCTTGCGCAGCTCGGTGAGGACCAGCTTCGCCACGGCCTTGAGCGTGTCGAACACGCCCACGCCCGTGGGCGCCACGGCCTGGTACTCCGGGATGTTCCGCGGATTGAGCGCCTTGCGCATCTCCTCCACGGTCACCGCGTTGGGCAGGTCGCGCTTGTTGTACTGCACGACGTACGGAATCTTGTTCAGGTCGTAGCCCTGCTCGGCCAGGTTGATGCGCAGGTTCTCCAACGATTCCATGTTGGCCTCCATGCGCTCGATCTGGCTGTCGGCGACGAACACCACGCCGTCCACGCCCTTGAGGATGAGCTTGCGGCTGGCGTCGTAGAACACCTGGCCGGGCACCGTGTAGAGGTGGAAGCGCGTCTTGAAGCCGCGGATCTCACCCAGCGACAGCGGCAGGAAGTCGAAGAAGAGCGTGCGGTCCGTCTCCGTGGAGAGGGAGATGAGCTTGCCCTTCGTGTCCGCCGCGGTCTTGTTGTAGATGTACTGAAGGTTGGTCGTCTTCCCGCAGAGTCCCGGCCCGTAATAGACAATCTTGCAGTTGATTTCGCGGGATGAGTAATTGATGAAGGACATGGCTTCCCGGGTTACTCGCTGAAGAGGTTGTCGATATCGTCGTCGGAGATCTCGGCGAACGGCGAACCGGCTCCGGGGCTGTCGGTCTTCTTCACGAGGCTTTCGAAGATCTTCGTCAGCTCGTCGCTGGCCTTCTTGATGCGCAGGCGCACCAGACCCAGGCTCGTGCGGTTGTCGAAGATGACGACCAGCACCACCCGGCTGCCCACGATGGTCATGTAGAGGCTGTCCTTCGCCCCTTCATGGAACTGGTTGGGGAACTCATTCTCCCCGATGAGCTTCGCCAGTCCGCCCATGGCGGCCACGTTGCCCGCCGTCAGCGACGCGAGCGACGTGGTGTCGATGTTCTGCGTCTGGCCGGCCGAGGAGATGAGCTGGCCGTTCTTGTCGACGAGGAAGACCACCTTCGCGTTCGCGTCCTTGGTGAGCCGGTCGCAAACGGCGTTGATCTTGGTGAACTCCTCTTCGTACATCACCAGTTGCGTGCCCATGGGCGTATGCGCTCCTCAGCGTTCGCTCGCCCCGCGCACGGCGGCGCTCCGATGTTTCTGGAGTGAATCCCGGAGGTTAGACGAGGCGCTACCGACCGTCGCCATGCTTAGCAAAGCAGTTCCACTCCAGCAAGAAGCCAGCCGTGATCCGCGCCGCTTCTTGAAGGAATGACGGCATCGCGGGTTGGGACACCTGCCCCTCTTCTCTATACTCCGCCGGGCCTTGCGCCGCCCGAGCCCCCTCTCCGACATCCTCCCGCGCCTCCTGCTCCTCGTCCTGGCGCTCGCTTCCACCCGGGACGCTCGCGCGGAGCCCCCCGAGCCCGAGCGCGCCTCGCTGCGCCTGCGCTACGGCCTCTCGTTCCGGCAGGGTGAGCAGGTGGATGTAGGGCCCGGGCTCACCTACGACGGTCTGACACCGAACGACGCGGCGCTGACGCTGACGGGCTGGATGGGGACGTACCTGGGCGGAGGGTTGGATCTGCAGCGCGAGGCGTTCGAGCTGAAGGACGCGACGTCGCGCGTGACGGGCGGAAGTCTGGCGCGCGGTTCGCTGGGGCCGCGCGGGCGCCTGAGCCTGGGGCCGGTGCGGTT
This genomic interval from Corallococcus silvisoli contains the following:
- the mglA gene encoding gliding-motility regulator Ras-like GTPase MglA — translated: MSFINYSSREINCKIVYYGPGLCGKTTNLQYIYNKTAADTKGKLISLSTETDRTLFFDFLPLSLGEIRGFKTRFHLYTVPGQVFYDASRKLILKGVDGVVFVADSQIERMEANMESLENLRINLAEQGYDLNKIPYVVQYNKRDLPNAVTVEEMRKALNPRNIPEYQAVAPTGVGVFDTLKAVAKLVLTELRKGG
- the mglB gene encoding gliding-motility regulator GTPase-activating protein MglB — its product is MGTQLVMYEEEFTKINAVCDRLTKDANAKVVFLVDKNGQLISSAGQTQNIDTTSLASLTAGNVAAMGGLAKLIGENEFPNQFHEGAKDSLYMTIVGSRVVLVVIFDNRTSLGLVRLRIKKASDELTKIFESLVKKTDSPGAGSPFAEISDDDIDNLFSE